A window of the Halobacterium hubeiense genome harbors these coding sequences:
- a CDS encoding CPBP family intramembrane glutamic endopeptidase, with translation MNDRYAQTVGFVVAGVGLAATFLDWPAGAALAARAATAFALLAAAAFAARRYGVDAPRLDLLAGLGGVGLVVAAALGVNAATAGLPRGPALVLLAGLGAVGAAAAAHAGLERAAVRAREQRLVVGVVVSLAALVFGSLLASVAVGLVPDTPVVSVSVNTAVASAGYGLAGVAFVTWYDGGIDVSRPSRRDVKVAAVGVAAIFAVHYALVGLVVLFDLPQTTHSLVETARDYPGILPPLVVLSYLAVGPGEELLARNGVQKYLYGAFSRRGAVVVGCLVFTAAHVLAYAGTGATPGAVLVTLGRLFVVSLVLGATYERTDDLFAPVVVHGTYDAVQFAMAYVAFA, from the coding sequence GTGAACGACCGGTACGCTCAGACCGTCGGCTTCGTCGTCGCGGGCGTCGGGCTGGCCGCCACGTTCCTCGACTGGCCGGCCGGGGCCGCGCTCGCCGCGCGCGCCGCCACCGCGTTCGCGCTGCTCGCGGCCGCCGCGTTCGCCGCGCGCCGCTACGGCGTCGACGCGCCCCGGCTCGACCTCCTCGCGGGCCTCGGCGGCGTCGGACTCGTCGTCGCCGCGGCACTCGGCGTCAACGCCGCGACGGCGGGACTGCCACGCGGCCCCGCGCTCGTACTCCTCGCAGGTCTCGGCGCCGTCGGCGCGGCCGCCGCGGCGCACGCGGGGCTGGAACGGGCCGCGGTGCGCGCCCGCGAGCAGCGGCTCGTCGTCGGCGTCGTCGTCTCGCTGGCCGCGCTCGTGTTCGGGTCGCTGCTCGCGAGCGTCGCCGTCGGCCTCGTCCCCGACACTCCCGTCGTCTCCGTCTCCGTCAACACCGCCGTCGCGAGCGCCGGGTACGGGCTCGCGGGCGTCGCGTTCGTGACGTGGTACGACGGCGGCATCGACGTCTCCCGGCCGTCGCGCCGCGACGTGAAAGTCGCGGCCGTCGGCGTCGCGGCCATCTTCGCGGTCCACTACGCGCTGGTCGGGCTGGTCGTCCTCTTCGACCTCCCGCAGACCACGCACTCGCTCGTCGAGACGGCGCGCGACTACCCCGGGATTCTGCCGCCGCTGGTCGTCCTTTCGTATCTCGCGGTCGGCCCCGGCGAGGAGCTGCTCGCGCGCAACGGCGTCCAGAAGTACCTCTACGGCGCGTTCTCGCGGCGCGGCGCGGTCGTCGTCGGCTGTCTCGTGTTCACCGCCGCGCACGTGCTCGCGTACGCCGGCACGGGCGCGACGCCGGGCGCGGTACTCGTGACGCTCGGCCGGCTGTTCGTCGTCTCGCTGGTGCTTGGCGCGACCTACGAGCGCACCGACGACCTGTTCGCGCCCGTCGTCGTCCACGGCACCTACGACGCCGTCCAGTTCGCGATGGCGTACGTCGCGTTCGCCTGA
- a CDS encoding CopG family transcriptional regulator encodes MPRKYSIVCGDSVAAEVEALAREYGLSEQEVLRQLIDSGLEAVENEAEVVESDD; translated from the coding sequence ATGCCGCGGAAGTACTCCATCGTGTGTGGGGACTCGGTCGCCGCCGAAGTCGAGGCCCTGGCGCGGGAGTACGGACTGTCCGAACAAGAGGTGCTCCGCCAGCTCATCGACAGCGGCCTCGAAGCCGTCGAGAACGAGGCGGAAGTGGTCGAGAGCGACGACTAG
- a CDS encoding NOB1 family endonuclease yields MKVLDASAFIHDYEPDGETASIPAVRDELEDAAAYRYDAMAGGGMQVQVPGDAALASAREAARATGDLDVLSETDLRLLAAAHELDGTVVTDDYAVQNAADELGVGVDVIEQEGISERRNWNFQCQGCGREFDESKERCPVCGSDLARKRPR; encoded by the coding sequence GTGAAGGTCTTAGACGCCTCCGCGTTCATCCACGACTACGAGCCCGACGGCGAGACGGCGTCGATTCCCGCCGTCCGGGACGAGCTGGAGGACGCCGCAGCGTACCGCTACGACGCGATGGCGGGCGGCGGGATGCAGGTGCAGGTGCCGGGCGACGCGGCGCTCGCTTCGGCTCGCGAGGCCGCGCGCGCGACCGGCGACCTCGACGTGCTCTCCGAGACGGACCTCCGGCTGCTCGCGGCGGCGCACGAACTCGACGGCACGGTCGTCACCGACGACTACGCGGTGCAGAATGCGGCGGACGAACTCGGCGTCGGCGTGGACGTCATCGAGCAGGAAGGCATCAGCGAGCGCCGGAACTGGAACTTCCAGTGTCAGGGCTGCGGCCGGGAGTTCGACGAGTCGAAGGAGCGCTGTCCGGTCTGCGGCAGCGACCTCGCGCGCAAGCGCCCCCGCTAG
- a CDS encoding PRC-barrel domain-containing protein, producing the protein MADILAENLSGKAVMGSDGTELGMLYNITMDLKSGKLEDLLVEPLEDSNVTVNFPTDGEGHYRVPVGRVQAVKDYIVVQR; encoded by the coding sequence ATGGCCGACATCCTCGCAGAGAACCTCTCCGGGAAAGCCGTGATGGGGTCGGACGGCACGGAGCTGGGCATGCTGTACAACATCACGATGGACCTCAAGAGCGGGAAGCTCGAAGACCTCCTCGTGGAGCCGCTCGAAGACTCGAACGTCACCGTGAACTTCCCGACCGACGGCGAGGGCCACTACCGGGTGCCCGTCGGGCGCGTGCAGGCGGTCAAGGACTACATCGTCGTCCAGCGATAG